From a region of the Odocoileus virginianus isolate 20LAN1187 ecotype Illinois chromosome 1, Ovbor_1.2, whole genome shotgun sequence genome:
- the LOC139038256 gene encoding endogenous retrovirus group K member 10 Gag polyprotein-like: MMLTALKFITPKNLQPTSGTVEHICNFPEDPKSSKKEAVALTSDSESELSHEDQGELDEKAFEYNRENWDAFIVTKGKDKASPFLELKEMLTSISQRVEQLELLSPSGPKPQHFNTPSVVAGLDPIPVPPMPPPLVEAPLIPTAPVYSPLKFEKPVLSPLQMAVKHARDQGESLEGYSMIFPVFEDANRCRHYEPVPFKQLKELKQACAQYGPTAPFTLAIIESLGAQYLPPNDWKAITRACLSGGDYLLWRSEYGEVCGLIEDRNRRNGLQINFDMLMGEGVFRALDAQLNYPEQAYLQISEAALKAWKKLPVSNRKTEDLSKIRQGPDEPYQDFVARLLDAISKIIGDEEAGLILTKQMAYENANAACQAALRPYRKKGNLTDYVRICADIGPSYLQGLSMAAAIQGKSIKEVLYQQARNKGNIKRSGPPGSCFSCGQMGHRMAQCPKRNNNPDSAKNPNVCPRCKKGKHWARDCRSKTDIEGKPLPPVSGNWVRGQPQAPKQCYGALKAESQPNLIDLVSKTSTEPPQAAQDWTCALPPTQY; encoded by the coding sequence ATGATGTTAACTGCTCTAAAGTTTATAACTCCTAAAAATCTGCAACCTACCTCCGGGACAGTTGAACATATTTGCAATTTCCCGGAAGACCCAAAATCTAGTAAAAAGGAGGCTGTTGCTTTAACATCTGACTCAGAGTCTGAACTCTCTCATGAGGATCAAGGAGAACTAGATGAGAAAGCATTTGAGTACAATAGAGAGAATTGGGATGCTTTTATTGTCACAAAAGGGAAGGACAAAGCATCCCCCTTTTTGGAacttaaagaaatgttaacatcTATATCACAGAGAGTGGAGCAATTAGAGTTACTGTCTCCTTCGGGTCCCAAGCCGCAGCACTTCAATACACCGTCTGTTGTGGCAGGATTGGATCCCATCCCAGTTCCTCCTATGCCTCCTCCTTTGGTTGAGGCTCCCTTAATACCTACAGCTCCTGTATATTctcctttgaaatttgaaaaacctGTCCTTTCCCCACTTCAAATGGCTGTTAAACATGCTAGAGACCAAGGAGAAAGCCTTGAGGGATattccatgatttttccagtttttgaagacGCTAACCGCTGCAGGCATTATGAGCCTGTTCCATTTAAACAGTTAAAGGAGCTTAAGCAGGCTTGTGCCCAGTATGGACCCACGGCACCTTTTACATTAGCTATAATTGAGAGCCTCGGAGCCCAATATCTGCCACCCAACGATTGGAAAGCTATTACACGCGCCTGCCTTTCTGGAGGCGATTATTTGCTCTGGCGCTCCGAGTATGGAGAAGTTTGTGGTCTTATTGAAGATCGTAATCGCCGTAATGggttacaaattaattttgacatGCTAATGGGAGAAGGAGTCTTTAGGGCTCTTGATGCACAACTAAATTATCCAGAACAAGCTTACCTTCAGATTAGTGAAGCTGCATTAAAAGCCTGGAAGAAACTTCCCGTTTCTAATAGAAAGACTGAAGATCTTTCGAAAATTCGGCAAGGGCCTGACGAGCCTTATCAGGATTTTGTTGCTCGTCTATTAGATGCAATATCTAAGATTATAGGAGATGAAGAGGCAGGTCTTATTTTAACAAAACAGATGGCCTATGAGAATGCAAATGCTGCGTGCCAAGCCGCTCTGCGACCTTacaggaaaaagggaaatttaacagATTATGTTAGAATTTGTGCTGATATTGGCCCTTCTTACCTTCAAGGGCTTTCTATGGCCGCAGCTATTCAAGGAAAGTCTATTAAAGAGGTTTTGTACCAACAAGCAAGGAATaagggaaatataaaaagaagcgGGCCACCAGGAAGCTGTTTTTCATGTGGACAAATGGGACATCGTATGGCTCAATGCCCAAAAAGGAACAATAACCCTGATTCGGCAAAAAATCCTAATGTCTGCCCTAGatgtaaaaagggaaaacattggGCCAGAGACTGTCGTTCTAAGACTGACATAGAAGGTAAACCTCTGCCTCCTGTCtcgggaaactgggtgaggggccagccccaggccccgaAACAGTGTTATGGGGCACTCAAAGCCGAGTCACAACCAAACCTGATCGACTTGGTATCGAAAACCTCTACCGAGCCACCCCAGGCAGCGCAGGATTGGACTTGTGCGCTGCCGCCCACACAGTATTAA